The sequence below is a genomic window from Hyperolius riggenbachi isolate aHypRig1 chromosome 7, aHypRig1.pri, whole genome shotgun sequence.
GTACGTTTACCTTCAAACTTGTGAATTATACATGTTTCACACTCATCATATAAGAATTTTGAATCAAAGAAACTATGCAACATGAACCAGTTAAAGGCCGTGCCTTCTGCAAAATAAATCCCCACTCGTTTCTCTAATACAGGAGTTCCCTGAGATCCCACAATTATTTGAAGGATTTTTCTggcgtgaaacagttaaagagactctgtaacaaaattttcagccttatttcttgtatcctataagttcttatacctgttctaatgtgctctggcttattgCAGCCttctctagttgcactgtctctgtaatatatctaatcatcttttctttgtcaagccttgtcgagccagggaggaatgtgctgccattgctgtgatagggagaagttatgcacgcccctgcAGCCTTAGGGAATTGGCATTTGAAAATGTCTAAAATTGGCAATTGATGTTCTGTCAAATTAGCTGTTTTCTGCAACCCTGAATGCGAATTGAGCTCATTATATTACTATAgtttgatgtaaaaaaaaaaaaaaaaaaaaaaaaaaatggagattcTTGTAAACATTAGATTGTTACCTGAAATACCACAAATGAACAAAAAGATCACTGCTctcctgtatgcattttctgcatgtagTGTGTTATACAATATGCCTGTTATAATGCAGATGTTTCGTAACATGCATGGTGGTATATTCATTATTATACGTTACGCAGCACAGCACGTGTAAAGTTGACCCAGCTGTTTGCAAATTACCTATGCTAGACATTACATAGGCAATATATTTATAGTGTGTCTTACGCAAATTACGTAACACTGTATATAACTTGTGTAAAACAGGTGAACGTTACATGCACTGCATATACCCTATAGTATTAGGGACCACaggttattgtttgttttttgtaatacAACATTACTGTGCTTCAGGGTGTGTGGGGAGTGTTACAGGTTTAATTCCATTTTCGTTGAATTTAGTTAACAGAAACTTGCGGTGAAGTTTTTTTAAAGTACAAATTCTTTTTCAGGTAGGTCCCTTTGACAAATAATGGAACAAAGATTTTCTTAAAATATGCCAAGTGTCTTAATTTAGGGCTCTTGTGTGTGAAGTATTACTTGAGATTTCCTGAAGTATTTATTTGGAATATTTGAAAAGTAGTCATGATTGCTTAAATGACTTGTTTGATGTATACTGTATTTAGGTCTAGTAGACAAGGTACAAAAAGAAATATGCTGAATGCTGACTTCATTCTAACCATGTTGGACCCAATcttttgaggctaggttcacagtggtcagttgcataacaggcGTGTTATGAGTgttaactgcaatggagactgggcatagactttaatacaaagccttcaTGCAGCGAGTTAAAATAATGTGATCAGCTACCATgcaatactgtgaacaggcccatagaattgcatgggcagtgagttgacatgcagaattattctgcactgcaaatgaccactgtgaaccgggcctaaaagttTTACCAGACTGTTTTATAAATCTTGGAGGTGTGCTGTATTATGTGATAACTGTGATTTGGTTTGATGTCAACCTACTCAATGTTTTAGAGGACAAATTTGTTTTTTGAACGATATATTTTTTGTAGTGTTGGTAACCGagccggccttagagtacgcggggcctggggcgagtgtcatatgagtGTCATATGAGGGGCcataagtgaaggccatgtaccgtaccaccacagttacgggcttgtccacctctaaagcagtatgccttattattgtttaaaaacttgttaaaggcccctaagccaaccaatacaggaacaattacaatacgtaatgtaatcaaactgtacctatccctagctcccaagccagcctctacctatccctagctccccatgaaacctagcacTAATCCCCAGCCAATCTGGAAGCTCCATCCTGagccccctctagctccagttcatgcttgactgacctaaatgctcctggggccctcaggctgaggctcttgcacattaccttaatctgacatttggcaagcttcatgtcagtgcagaaattcattacaaaaatgcaaacggtACAGTAAGGCATGCTGAAGACaaaaacctaagcaataaaaggaggggggggggggggggggcggtgcaaaatttaaggtgtgtaaaacaaaataggaaaatctgagtatttgtaaatgacacactgctcagaacacaaactgctagacttctgtagacctttccttcaccaccaccaaaatgagcatggtatggcaagcatgacatgcggggccctcttcatgtgtggggcctggggcgatcgccccacttgccactCCAAAGGCCGCCTCTCaattttaggcagtgagtgacagggacccctgtttaggcagtgagtgacagggacccccgtatagctagtgagtgacagggaccccggtttaggcagtgagtgacagggagccctctagccgccgccgctcccctcccccctcaccttgcagtgtaGTCACTAGTcctagacctcaggatcagcggcgacccgaccagtaagagcgggcgccagacgcacccgctctatatgcggaagtgatgtcacttctgcatatcagtgcggtgcgctaggtcctagcacccgcactattggtcgccgcctgatcaaggtctgacgcggcggcggctagagggagggaaggagagagggagaggcggccagggggggtgagcggcgcctgggtgcaatgcacccgcccaggcgtggccctgttgaaaggtccagagAACCATAAAATCTCAAGCACATTGTGtcataaccccccctcccccttacctCCCCTTCCCAAAGCCACTCCATTGTCTGCTGTGCAGTTGTTTTTACTTCCATCTTCGTACAGTATGCATTGCGCTGGTATATCAAAGAGTCACATCATAAAAACATTATTGAAGAGGTGGTCTTCTCTACTATATGTGCCTTGCTATTGTATTTATGTACCTTCTGCTGGTAATGCTGCATGTCTGTGTATTGTTTGTATTGCTTTTGTTTGTATTACATATCTTCTGCTAATTTAACTATTGTTTATGTCAATTTAGGCAATGCattgtgatatatttttttttttttaaatcgtatTTTTATTTCCCAACTTTTTTTAATCAGGACAATATTAAATATCGTAAATTAAAATGCAATATTTTGTTTAGCATTCCCGTTGACGATTTAAAACAGGAGTGGAggcacccaatgcataaaagataggctaataagctattAATCCTATAAACAGAGAGGGAATCtaacctctcttgaagaatttggaccagtttattgaaaaaggtctttcccgcttcctcaggtcaatgaaaAAACAGGTGTCTTAACTTCTATGGCTGTGTTGCAAGTACTTGCAAAACGCAATGTCAATTCCCTCTCTCTTTATAAGATTAggagcttattagcctatcttttatgcattgggcacctccacccctgttttaagtgtcttgtTACACCGCTtttagaggtgatagttttttagttgtcctaaagaacttCCGGAGTGCGACGTTCCTGTCACAGACCTGGTAAACTGGGCGGGGAGGGTTAATTTCCCGCCtgctctgatggtggttgcaaggatttgcaactcacctttgtgagtatatacatacttagcaatttgcttttctgaatcttacatgattctgcaccattgggctcctggtctcctttttTGTTTTAGATGAACCTGGGGTTGTTCTAATCACAGTAACCATCAACATAAGCTATTCCTTGATGATTTAGCTGTCAATATTTATTTGTTAGTACTGTACAAGGAAGTGTACATATTTTAGATTCGTAGAGAACAGCGCCTAGTTATCACATATCAGATTTGAAGACTTTGCACCGGTAATATTAGAAACCTATTCACTCCAGCAAAggcacccccaccccacccaaacAAAGGTATATATTTGTAATCGTTCATGTTTTTcaaatgtgtggtttttttttgtttgtttttttactgctaAAACACAATAAATCAAGCAAAATAACAGAAAAAACACTGTCCATTATTGGATATGTAATGCACCGCAGCATAGGTTTGCCAGCAACAACCATCCATCCCATAATGCCCATTATGACCTCTGACCTAAAGTTAGTTAGCCAGAGGCATTCCCAAATCGGTGTCCCTACTGGAACGTCTGTTCACAAACCTGATCACCGCCCAAAACTTCATCCCTATTGGCCAGCTGACTTCAGGCCATAGGTCATGCTTAGCATTATGGCATAGAAGTTCGCCGCTGATGATCCCATACCCCAGCTAATTCCATTCCTGTGCATTATCATTTTATTATATGTATTGTTTATATGAGCCTAGCCTtatataaatcagtaataatccTTATAAATACAGCAGGCCTCATGAGTAAGGTGTCTGAAAGCAGGAATATGAATACCTACTATGGGCAGTGTGATACTGTCAGACACTTCGATGCAGATTACTGATTTAACTataacatttttttcttgttGTCATTCTGCAGAAACATGAAAACCCATCCAGCCATTGTTCTGCTCCTCTTCTATGTGATTGGCTACAGCTCCTCTGAAAATTCCACCACGTCAAGGGGTTGTGGACTTGACATCTTTCCACGCTATGTTTACCTTTGTGATCTGGATGCTATTTGGGGGATAGTGGTGGAggctgtggctggagcaggggttCTTACAACCTTGCTGCTTATGTTGATATTACTGGTAAGACTTCCTTTCATcacagaaaaagagaagaaaagtcCATTGGGAATACATTTTCTGTTTCTGCTGGGAACTCTAGGGCTATTTGGCTTGGCCTTTGCATTTATTATTCAGGAAGATGAAGCTATCTGCTCCACAAGAAGGTTCTTGTGGGGTGTCCTCTTCTCCCTTTGTTTCTCTTGCCTTCTGGCTCAGGGTTGGAGAATCCGTAAGCTAGTAAGGCATGGCAAGAGCCCATCTGGATGGCACCTAGTTGGAATGGTTATATGTCTAATGCTGGTCCAAGTCATTATTGCAACTGAGTGGATTATCTTAACAGTCGTCAGGGATAAGAAGATGGCCTGCAGCTATGAGCCAATGGATTTTGTCATGGTTCTCATTTACGTGATGGTTCTCATTGTCCTCACCTTTGGTCTGTCTCTTTTTACACTGTGCGGAAAAtttcaaaaatggaaaaaaaatggaatATGCCTTATTATTACAACTTTTCTTTCTGTATTAATTTGGGTGGCCTGGATGACTATGTACCTTTATGGTAACAACGAACTGAAGAGAAAAGACCAGTGGAAGGATCCTACGTTGGCCATTGCTCTGGTGGCAAGTGGATGGGTATTTCTCATTTTTCATGCCATCATAGAGGTTCATTGTACCATTTTGCCAGCACCACAGGAAAATACTACAAATTATTTTGACACATCTCAGCCTCGGATGCGTGAAACACCATTTGAGGAAGATATCCAGTTACCCCGCAGCTACATGGAGAATAAAGCTTTTTCTATGGATGAACATAATGCAGGTTAGTAGTAAATGCAGTTACCTTATCGGAATGTATGTGATGTATTGATATTAGAAATAAGGATCTACCGTAACTTAAAATGCCAAGTATTAGTCATTCTTATCCATTTTTACCATTAAATGGCCTATTTTCCACTTTATGTATACAGGGATGATGTAACACTTTATAGTGCTGATCATTTCTTTGATTACCTTAGTAGATATTTTCATGAATGGATCCTTGGATCAGAAATGGTTAATGGCTGTTCACCAGGGAAAATAGGTCTACATTGACTTCAATTGTGACTGCAAATTACGAATTTTTAGACCAGAGATTAGCACTACAACGCTTGTGCCTCACTAGGCAAACTAAATACTGAGTGCCACTTTTCCACCACTACCACTCAAGTCCTTATTTGTGCAATTCAAAGCACCACAGTGCCCATACAGTACTCTAGACAGTGGATTCCCTTGATTCCAGTgagcacctccaccacacccattTGATGGGGAACCCCCTGTTTGTATATTGACCCTGAATTATAGGGGTCTGCAGGGCTTTAGGGGCAATAAACGAGgcctcctctctgcctgtgtccatACTTCTGGTCACCTTCTGTGTCTCCCATTCCCACGAACCAATTACATCAAATTTAAACcatctccatagtgtaaaactgtttcacattttatttaaaaattcaGGTGTACACTCATATTTTTAAAACTTAATAACCAACATGAGTTTTTTTTTCAGTCAATACAAAAAAAGTACATAAAGCAGAAACGTGCTTCCAGTTCAAAATCTGATCTTGTCATCATACGTTGTACAAGTAATATATTGTAAGTGCTGTCATAAACAAGATAAAAAGCGAAATACTTTTGCTTTTCTTCCGCAGTAGCGCAGTTTGTTTAGAACCATGATGAATAATATCTGAAAAAAATCAGATCAGAAGAACAGATCAGAGTTATTTTGGGGAAATAAATGACTTATAATGGTTGGACTTGCCTTTATCAAGGAGACCACACTATTAATACATTTCTTTTATTCAAAAATTTCTTATTAAGATTCAAAAGTGGTAGATTTTTTGCAGACTGTAACAGCTTCTGACCCAAACATCACATCCTTGATTGTAGCTCCATGGTCAAGGGGTGAGGGAAAGTGTCCTAACTGGGAATAAAGACAGCAGGAGCAACCTGACAGAAGTTAAAACTGTTATCCAGTCTGTCCTGATAAACAAATAAAATGGAGGTAGAAGGGGGCTTGgataaacttaaaggacaactttcttctgttctgctgatcctctgcctctgatactttcagtcatagatcgggccggatttaccataaggcactgtagacacgtgcGATGTAAAGGCGGCTCAattccctccccgagtgcctccctccatgcagagtcctgataagagtgtaaatgagaggttactcaccctgctctcggcattccaatgATGAGATttccctctagctacttaatactgaggttcctctagctacccaatacttgggggcgcctctagctacttaaaattgatggtaccactggctacttaataaggggcacctgtagctacctatgatgggtaagTGAGAATTGACAGCtgtgccagccagcacacttgtggtgcactttggtgggggggggggggtgttgaaggttcatggagggcaaactcTAAAGTGCCAGGAattctatgcctataggctcttgtaagGTAAATCCGGCctggccgtagaccctgaacaagcatgcaaagcaGATGTTTctggtgcttgtttcaggtgtgtgattcagatactactgcagtaaGAGAtccgcaggactgtcaggcaactggtattgtttaaaggatacatgagctgaATAAAATAATAGCAGATTTACTTACTATATGTCCCTCTCTGCAGCTCCGCTGTCATCCAGTCTCCTTTGGTCCCCTCTGTAAAGGCTGccagcaggggcgtacctagaaatccccgggcccccctgcaaagaaAAATcctggcccgctcagggacttttggggggcaggaggggtcgcagcataagaggagagtgtggcagatcggtggggaggggggacattccccccccctccctcacctcgggctctcctctcagcgctccccctcctgcaatcctgcagtgttcatcctgctgctgcccgctgccaccaatgattgcaggagggggaacgctgagaggagagccccaggtgagggaggggggggaatgtcccccctccccaccaatctgccacactctcctcttgtgCTGCGACCGCTCCTACCCCCCaacagtccctgagcgggccctaggtggGTCCCTGGCCCCCGCGACAgcaggggttgcatcccctattgttacgccagtggctgCCAGATTGGCGacttctgcacatgtgtgagcACGCGGATGCGCCTCTCATGGTCTTGTTCCTAGGAGCCTGCAGTGCTTTGCAACGTGGCTGCAAgcagctcgcgcatgcgcagaagccgctacAGAAAGAACCCAGGAGACTTGCTGAGGCTGAGCTGTGGCGAGCGACACCTAGGctcctaggggctggaggaagctccaagtAAGTAAATCTGCTATTATTTTATTCAGCTCATGTAtccttcaaaaggaaataaatatggtggtctccatattcctctcacttcgagttccctttaagcattggaCCTTATTTAAAATTGCACATTGAGGGTGGAATAGAATTGCATTTCATTGTCCTCTGAAACCACACATTGTGTAAACCTGTGGCCTGTACagaccagtgtgtacagtatgatAAATATCAACCCCGCTCAACTGCGTGTAGTAGGTGTATAGGCTGGGCCTTTATTCTATGGCCTTCCTAAGTGAACTGTGAGGTTCATTGCAGCGGTGTAGAAATGAGAGTGGCTAAACAACTTGTTATCCACCTTATAATCATGGGCAGCTGCCTTACAAATGCTTGGAAAACCACTATATGTGTGTTCACAACTGTCTGTGCGCACCTAGGTTTAATTCTACAATACAGTTTTATTTGTGAAGAAAAAGTATTGTTTTATGTTACAT
It includes:
- the GPRC5B gene encoding G-protein coupled receptor family C group 5 member B isoform X1, producing MKTHPAIVLLLFYVIGYSSSENSTTSRGCGLDIFPRYVYLCDLDAIWGIVVEAVAGAGVLTTLLLMLILLVRLPFITEKEKKSPLGIHFLFLLGTLGLFGLAFAFIIQEDEAICSTRRFLWGVLFSLCFSCLLAQGWRIRKLVRHGKSPSGWHLVGMVICLMLVQVIIATEWIILTVVRDKKMACSYEPMDFVMVLIYVMVLIVLTFGLSLFTLCGKFQKWKKNGICLIITTFLSVLIWVAWMTMYLYGNNELKRKDQWKDPTLAIALVASGWVFLIFHAIIEVHCTILPAPQENTTNYFDTSQPRMRETPFEEDIQLPRSYMENKAFSMDEHNAAMRAGGFRNGSLGSRPSAPFRSNVYQPTEMAVVLNGGTDILQYILNQKDGAKSQV
- the GPRC5B gene encoding G-protein coupled receptor family C group 5 member B isoform X2, translated to MKTHPAIVLLLFYVIGYSSSENSTTSRGCGLDIFPRYVYLCDLDAIWGIVVEAVAGAGVLTTLLLMLILLVRLPFITEKEKKSPLGIHFLFLLGTLGLFGLAFAFIIQEDEAICSTRRFLWGVLFSLCFSCLLAQGWRIRKLVRHGKSPSGWHLVGMVICLMLVQVIIATEWIILTVVRDKKMACSYEPMDFVMVLIYVMVLIVLTFGLSLFTLCGKFQKWKKNGICLIITTFLSVLIWVAWMTMYLYGNNELKRKDQWKDPTLAIALVASGWVFLIFHAIIEVHCTILPAPQENTTNYFDTSQPRMRETPFEEDIQLPRSYMENKAFSMDEHNAAMRAGGFRNGSLGSRPSAPFRSNVYQPTEMAVVLNGGTIPTAPPSYTGRHLW